Part of the Rhizoctonia solani chromosome 2, complete sequence genome is shown below.
CTCCGCGTAACCGGACTTCAACATTGACTCACTTGAATATGATCGTCATCATCAGCCTGAGCGCGAAGGCTGGCGCTAACAAACGAATATTGGTCCTCTTCGCCACACTCCTGGAGCGACTTCTTTACATCTCCAAATGGACGTTCGACCATCTCCATGAGAGCCGCGTTTCCTTCCCTTGCCACTTTGCTGGAAGTCACGGCGGGGAGGTGGCGCacttttttttaaaaaaaaaataaagAAAAATTATACCAGTAAGTCGTTGCCGATAAGCTGAAAATAGCGTGACATGACTCACTCCAAGTGAAGAGATCAACCAGATGAGCGCCAGGGACAGTTGCCGCTGCAAAAAGACCAAGCGCGCGCTCTGCAATACTAATGTACCTGTCAGAAGTAGAGGACACGTCGTATCCGTATCCAATCTTCATTATCACCGCGGCCGCATTACTTAAATAATTTGGAGTCAGCAAACCCTAGATGGGTAAACCAAGCGCTGGAACTTACTGTCGGATGTGTTGTACAAGGTCTTCGGGGGTCTTCATCATCCTGAGAGCAAAACGCATAGCTTCCTCTTGTTGAAGTGGACGAAACCGGGGTGCAGAGCTCCGGCCCAAGACAGACTGAAGTAGCTTGCGGTAGCGCTTTAGCCTATCACCATACTGAGAAAGAACAACAGATTTGGACCATCCCATACTATAGATTGGAAAATTCAGTTGACGCATGGGAAGCATAGAACTAACAACTCACATTTCCCCTGCCATTTGAAAAGTAGGCCGCTCGCTATAGTTGACGGAGCGTTTGTCCAGTAGATCCGATGCTATTTGCATGGAGTTCACCACGATAAGAGGTTTTCCAAGGATGCTAAGGTAAAACATATCTCCTGTAGAATCGTTATTAGCGAAGTTTGAGTATAATGGCTTGAGCTATCGTACCATATTGCTTCGACCATTTGCTGAATGTCAGCCAGTCTTCTTTAGGAGGCATCTATAATAAATGGGTTTGTATTTTAATCACCACTGAGGATACTATGGCTTACCTGGTGCACATTGCCTATGAGAGGCAGTTGCTCAGGACCTGGAGGCAAGACTCCTGCAGGTTCACTCGTAGTGCGAACGATCTTTAATAGTAAATAAGCAACTACAGATGTTGCTACCAGAATAGCGAGAGGGAATGCAGACTCTGAAATCATAGCTTGAGATATGTGTGGTGTAGGCGCATGCGCCCAGGATATTTATACCTTTCTGAATCTTGGAAATGTGACTCGTCGCTCCGACCAAACCGATGATTGTGCAACAGGCCAACATTCCACTGGATTGAAGGCTGGTCATATTGCTACATGGTGCATTAACTCCGAGTCATAATGATGGGAATTCCCGGTCCGCATACCTGCACAGGCCTGCCGCTGATTGGCGCGCCACCTTCCATCACGCTCCTCCCTTGGCGCATACACGAACGAAGGGCTGAAATATTTCCAAAGGATGCTATAATCAAGCTGTCATTGGGAGCTCATATGCTATTTGGCAAGTATGCTGCAGTTGCAATGAAAACTATCCGTTTAAACCTCCTTGGAATGCCCGATTGAGAAATCAGGACGGTGATTTAAGCGCTCAAATCATGAGTAATTTCAAACCGGCGGAAGGTTGGTAACCGAGACCATGTCCACCGTGCGGTGCAATGCACACGAAAGTGGCAGTTCGAGTAGATCGGTGTTCCTAAACCCTTAGATTTTGACGGACTGTTAAGATCCAACGATTAAACTATGTCGCGCCTTGTTGAATTATGTCGTACGGACTCAATCGATGTTGGGTTCGATGGGTTCCGTTGTGCGATCGCGCTCGAAACTCGGACCGGACTGATAGAATACTTCCTGTCAGATAGCCATTTTACACCACTGAGTGCAAGTGTCGAGGATCACTGGATAAGCTGGCGTGGGTAAGTGGGAGGTCGTATCAAAGTACTTATCATCATCGAATAGCACAGGTCAATGACTCAGCCTGATTGAGTGAATATGAAGAAATGTTCTGGCGGCTACGATGATTTGAAATGCGATATCTGCCTTATAAATTTGACTAGATTTCAGCAATGGGTTCGATGTGCCCGTCACCTGTTATAGTAGTTTTTATGCAAAGCTCTGCTTTGCGTGAAGCACTATCTCTGCCCTGGACCATGTCTAACTTGAATACTATCGAAAATCTGGGCAGGTATATTTTAAGGGACAAAACCTAAATGGAATATATTCAGGCTATGCAAGCGAGAGTTAACGGTAGAAAATATAAATAAGACCCCTTCTCACTGGACCGGAAGTCTATGGATAGGGATGCGAGTACCTAGCACTATGCCCATTTACAGTTAAACACTTTGGTTACTCCAGATCCAGCCATTCCACCATCGGGGAGCTCAAACTCCAACAATACATCATTATTTGTCGTCTCCAACTCGGAGCGGTGGTGGTGTCTGGCACCTACATAAAATTCGCCTGCCGCGTGTCCTAGCTGTCGTCGATCATTGCGCCTATGTTTATGCCGATAGCCTTTGGACAATTTCTCCAGTCGTACCTTCACAATCCCGCTCCCGTGTGCAGGATCTGCCAAATGTACCTCACAAGACTGCTCATCGACACGTTTTATCATGAGCACGACAGGCCGGTCAACATGAACCGTCAAGCCCATAGCCGAGACTGGTACTGAGCCGCCTCCTTCGGTCCAAAACGCAGCGCCCATCAAATGGCCCTTTGAGTCGATGGCTGCGCTCACGGTACCATCGTTGATAATTGTACTGGGAGTATTTTCGCTGGCCTTGGTCTTGAACTGCTCGTTCGAGCTAGTCGCAGGAAAGATGGAATATTCTATCGGCGAGTCCAAATTGCATGAATCGTGAACAATCGATGCGGCAAACATATCGGTGGTATATGCAGGCTGGGTACTTGTCCCAATTGACTTCCATTCACCAGTCTTTTCCCCTGCATTAAGCCATATTTCCGTTTCTTGTGCCTTGGGAAATACGTAGCCTGTTCCAGAATGCCATAAACTGCTCACGCCACTATGGTTTCCGCTGGTAATTTCGTTGTCGTCGATGTAGATAGGGCCCTTGTGAAGTCTCTGGTCGAGGTTGGAGTACACAGGTGCGGTGCTGTTGGACACGACGCCATTGACTAGAACATGCTGCACGTTGTCAGAGAAGAAGAGCCACGCTTTTCGGAAGCTGAATTGCTGCGTTTGGGGGTTGAGATACTTCATAGCCGCAATACCAGCATCCCCTGAACTAACACCGCCTGCATAAGGATCAATACCGAACGTTGCAGTCTTGGAGCAATTCAAGATCGTGACGTTGTAGTCTGTTGTAGAACCTGGAGCGAGGTTCCAATCAAGAGTAGCCCACATATCCTGGTACTCTGCCCCAGTAGAGTATTGGTACATGACCC
Proteins encoded:
- a CDS encoding cytochrome P450 family protein, whose translation is MISESAFPLAILVATSVVAYLLLKIVRTTSEPAGVLPPGPEQLPLIGNVHQMPPKEDWLTFSKWSKQYGDMFYLSILGKPLIVVNSMQIASDLLDKRSVNYSERPTFQMAGEIMGWSKSVVLSQYGDRLKRYRKLLQSVLGRSSAPRFRPLQQEEAMRFALRMMKTPEDLVQHIRHNAAAVIMKIGYGYDVSSTSDRYISIAERALGLFAAATVPGAHLVDLFTWMRHLPAVTSSKVAREGNAALMEMVERPFGDVKKSLQECGEEDQYSFVSASLRAQADDDDHIQWAAASLYAGGADTTVSVVETFFLAMALYPDIQRRAQEEIDRVCTVFGDVNTRRLPTINDRDALPFTWAIYQECLRWGVVTPCQYHVSRNEDVYDLDHGAYSQVRIPKGTLVVVNAWSILHNPDTYPRPFEFDPTRYLGEKESTQPDPRDVAFGWGRRRCPGTIIGDDYVFATICTTLATLSISNARSKAGVPIPVPRPDVEADMWRYTTGSISHPEPFDVTVVPRAGALDTVEAGTDRH